A stretch of Stenotrophomonas indicatrix DNA encodes these proteins:
- the ftsA gene encoding cell division protein FtsA: protein MNRKGDKSLIVGLDIGTSKVVALVGEYSPGNPIEVIGIGSHESRGLKRGVVVDIESTVQSIQRAVEEAELMAGCEIRSVYASISGNHVQCKNSPGIVPIRDGEVTWGDLDRVLDAAKAVAIPADQKILHAIPREYVLDDSQEGIRNPVGMTGVRLEVHAHLVVCAQSAAANISKCVQRCGLQVDDLVLSSLASSVAVLTADERELGVVLVDMGAGTTDIAVFVQGAICHTASLPIAGDHVTNDIAHMLRTPTPEAEQIKVRYACALAQLATAEESIQVPSVGDRPPRRMPRHALAQAVQGRYEEIFEMVQAELRRSGFEELVRAGMVLTGGASKMEGVVELAEEMLQMPVRVGIPQHVTGLGEVVGNPVHATGVGLLLMGSQIEHPRRPSLPTGRAGSMFKKLKTWFRGEF, encoded by the coding sequence GCAACCCGATCGAAGTGATCGGCATCGGCTCCCATGAGTCGCGCGGCCTCAAGCGCGGCGTGGTGGTGGATATCGAATCGACCGTGCAGTCGATCCAGCGCGCGGTCGAAGAAGCCGAGCTGATGGCCGGCTGCGAGATCCGCTCGGTGTACGCCTCCATTTCCGGCAACCACGTGCAGTGCAAGAACTCGCCCGGCATCGTGCCGATCCGCGACGGTGAAGTGACCTGGGGCGACCTGGATCGCGTGCTCGATGCGGCCAAGGCAGTGGCGATTCCGGCCGACCAGAAGATCCTGCACGCGATCCCGCGCGAGTACGTGCTGGATGATTCGCAGGAAGGCATCCGCAACCCCGTCGGCATGACCGGCGTGCGCCTGGAGGTGCATGCGCACCTGGTGGTGTGCGCGCAGTCGGCCGCGGCCAACATCAGTAAGTGCGTGCAGCGCTGCGGCCTGCAGGTGGACGACCTGGTGTTGTCCTCGCTGGCGTCCAGCGTGGCGGTGCTGACCGCCGACGAGCGCGAGCTGGGCGTGGTGCTGGTCGACATGGGCGCCGGCACCACCGACATCGCAGTGTTCGTGCAGGGCGCGATCTGCCACACCGCTTCGCTGCCGATCGCCGGCGACCACGTGACCAACGACATCGCGCACATGCTGCGCACGCCGACCCCGGAAGCCGAGCAGATCAAAGTGCGCTATGCATGCGCCCTGGCCCAGCTGGCTACCGCCGAGGAAAGCATCCAGGTGCCGTCGGTCGGTGATCGTCCGCCGCGCCGCATGCCGCGCCACGCGCTGGCGCAGGCCGTGCAGGGGCGCTACGAAGAGATCTTCGAAATGGTGCAGGCCGAACTGCGCCGCTCCGGCTTCGAGGAACTGGTGCGCGCCGGCATGGTGCTGACCGGTGGTGCCTCGAAGATGGAAGGCGTGGTCGAACTGGCCGAGGAAATGCTGCAGATGCCGGTACGCGTGGGCATCCCGCAGCACGTTACCGGCCTGGGCGAAGTGGTGGGCAACCCGGTGCATGCCACCGGCGTGGGCCTGCTGCTGATGGGCAGCCAGATCGAGCATCCGCGCCGGCCGTCGCTGCCGACCGGCCGCGCTGGAAGCATGTTCAAGAAACTCAAGACCTGGTTCCGCGGCGAATTCTGA
- a CDS encoding M23 family metallopeptidase produces the protein MAFKKIVIKTREGQAKSALTRLRFYFEDRPRALLGSVLGAGCIIGLAGGIGVSALNDSRLQAKVDRQEAELAKVQRDAQTQVNALAARLGELQAQATRLNALGERLTQMGKLEDGEFDFNETPGLGDGDAGGPTADIPVKDVNADLQVLEQRFAASGRQLSVMESLMFDHQLQQNAVPSRMPIRNSYVTSGFGTRADPFGRGAATHKGMDFHARVGDPVMSVADGVVSFSGVKGGYGNVVDVDHGNGYVTRYAHNSRLVVKVGDLVRAGQEVAKAGSTGRSTGAHVHFEVWENGNVVNPRKFLGDGGNTPVGRITRG, from the coding sequence ATGGCATTCAAAAAGATCGTAATCAAAACGCGTGAAGGACAGGCCAAATCGGCGCTCACGCGTTTGCGGTTCTACTTCGAGGACCGCCCCCGAGCCCTGCTGGGCAGCGTGCTCGGCGCAGGTTGCATTATCGGCCTTGCCGGTGGAATTGGTGTCAGCGCGCTCAATGACTCGCGCCTGCAGGCCAAGGTCGACCGCCAGGAGGCCGAGCTGGCCAAGGTCCAGCGCGATGCGCAGACCCAGGTCAACGCGCTGGCTGCCCGCCTCGGCGAGCTGCAGGCGCAGGCCACCCGCCTGAACGCCCTGGGCGAGCGACTGACCCAGATGGGCAAGCTGGAAGACGGCGAATTCGACTTCAACGAGACCCCCGGCCTCGGTGACGGCGATGCCGGCGGCCCGACCGCCGACATTCCGGTGAAGGACGTCAACGCCGACTTACAGGTGCTGGAGCAGCGCTTCGCTGCTTCAGGCCGCCAGTTGTCGGTGATGGAATCGCTGATGTTCGACCACCAGCTGCAGCAGAACGCCGTGCCCTCGCGCATGCCGATCCGCAACAGCTACGTCACCTCCGGCTTCGGTACCCGTGCCGACCCGTTCGGTCGCGGTGCCGCCACCCACAAGGGCATGGACTTCCACGCCCGCGTCGGTGACCCGGTGATGTCGGTGGCCGACGGCGTGGTCAGCTTCTCCGGGGTCAAGGGCGGCTACGGCAACGTGGTCGATGTGGACCACGGCAATGGCTACGTCACCCGCTACGCGCACAATTCGCGCCTGGTGGTGAAGGTCGGCGACCTCGTCCGTGCCGGCCAGGAAGTGGCCAAGGCCGGTTCCACCGGTCGTTCGACCGGCGCCCACGTGCACTTCGAGGTGTGGGAGAACGGCAACGTGGTCAACCCGCGCAAGTTCCTCGGCGATGGCGGCAATACCCCGGTCGGGCGCATCACCCGCGGTTGA
- a CDS encoding DUF721 domain-containing protein, giving the protein MSEPKSSVRPASRPKPALDAVMADKSGNPLRRALWLDALDRQLRPQLPPPLRSRCRLANVDGEHLVFLVESPVWHAKLRLAEAQLLDAARSIGLKATKVTVKTASPTPTRSPALDNRNGPHAVSAATHKGLRDALAALQDLPSKPKRET; this is encoded by the coding sequence ATGTCTGAGCCGAAATCCAGCGTTCGTCCCGCATCCCGACCGAAACCGGCCCTGGATGCAGTGATGGCGGACAAAAGCGGGAACCCGCTGCGGCGTGCCCTATGGCTCGACGCGCTGGACCGTCAGTTGCGCCCCCAGTTGCCGCCACCTCTGCGCAGCCGTTGCCGGCTGGCCAATGTGGACGGGGAACACCTCGTTTTTCTCGTCGAGTCCCCGGTCTGGCATGCCAAGTTGCGGCTTGCCGAAGCCCAGTTGCTCGACGCGGCCCGGTCCATCGGGCTGAAGGCCACCAAGGTGACCGTCAAGACTGCGTCTCCCACTCCCACGCGCTCCCCAGCGCTCGACAACCGGAATGGACCCCACGCAGTTTCAGCCGCCACGCACAAAGGGCTACGCGACGCCTTGGCAGCTCTGCAGGACCTTCCTTCGAAACCGAAGCGGGAAACCTGA
- the metF gene encoding methylenetetrahydrofolate reductase [NAD(P)H] produces MTAISFEFYPPKTDEQRTQLDRAAAKLKAYAPEYVSCTFGAGGSTLSYTSETVRHLNQHHGFDAAPHLSCVGGTRQEIRELLKLYRAIGCRRLVALRGDLPSGMGFPGDMRYASELIAFIRAEHGDAFRIEVGAYPETHPQAQDALLDLKHFKAKVDAGADAAITQYFFNPDAYFHFVDEVQRLGVQVPITPGIMPISNFSQLRRFSEQCGAEIPRWISRKMQAYGDDAESVRAFGAEVVAKLCQRLVEGGAPGLHFYTLNLAKPTVSVLKLLQG; encoded by the coding sequence ATGACCGCCATCAGCTTCGAGTTCTATCCGCCCAAGACCGACGAACAGCGCACCCAGCTGGACCGTGCCGCGGCCAAGCTGAAGGCCTATGCCCCCGAGTACGTGTCCTGCACCTTCGGCGCCGGTGGCTCGACCCTCAGCTACACCTCCGAGACCGTGCGCCATCTCAACCAGCACCACGGCTTCGACGCGGCACCGCACCTGTCCTGCGTCGGCGGTACCCGCCAGGAAATCCGCGAACTGCTCAAGCTCTACCGCGCCATCGGCTGCCGGCGCCTGGTGGCACTTCGCGGCGACCTGCCCTCGGGCATGGGCTTTCCTGGCGACATGCGCTATGCCTCCGAACTGATTGCCTTCATCCGTGCCGAACACGGTGATGCCTTCCGCATCGAAGTGGGCGCGTATCCGGAAACGCATCCGCAAGCGCAGGACGCCCTGCTCGACCTGAAGCACTTCAAGGCCAAGGTCGACGCCGGTGCCGATGCCGCCATCACCCAGTACTTCTTCAATCCCGACGCCTACTTCCACTTCGTCGACGAAGTGCAGCGGCTCGGCGTGCAGGTGCCGATCACCCCGGGCATCATGCCGATCTCCAACTTCAGCCAGCTGCGCCGTTTCTCCGAACAGTGCGGTGCGGAAATCCCGCGCTGGATCAGCCGCAAGATGCAGGCCTACGGTGACGACGCCGAATCGGTGCGCGCCTTCGGCGCCGAAGTGGTGGCCAAGCTGTGCCAGCGCCTGGTCGAAGGCGGCGCACCGGGCCTGCACTTCTACACCTTGAACCTGGCCAAGCCGACGGTCTCGGTACTGAAGCTGCTGCAAGGCTGA
- a CDS encoding alpha/beta fold hydrolase has translation MKIFQALWYAMKALARLAMIGMAMAVLGSGPAHATAVDKAAVAGAVQVEVLGKGRPLLMIPGLNSSAEVWRETCLALEDVQCHLVQLPGFAGAAPVDPRPADFLPAMRDELLGYLQARHLSKVAVIGHSLGGVLAMQLALKAPDSIGPLVIVDSLPFYAAVMNPQATAQNVGMMAGQLREGLLAADEASFNARNDATAKALTRSTQHLPELRRWGRDSDRTSMADAMYSMLVRDLRDDIDGIHTPVLVLGSWAAYQSMGGTEASTRAQFQAQYAKLPGVQIEMSAQGYHFLMWDDPRWLQAQVRHFLAAHP, from the coding sequence ATGAAGATCTTCCAGGCACTCTGGTACGCGATGAAGGCCTTGGCCAGGCTGGCGATGATCGGCATGGCGATGGCCGTGCTTGGCTCAGGCCCAGCCCATGCCACAGCCGTCGATAAAGCCGCCGTTGCAGGCGCAGTGCAGGTCGAGGTGCTCGGCAAGGGCCGTCCCTTGCTGATGATTCCCGGGCTTAACAGCAGTGCGGAGGTCTGGCGTGAGACCTGCCTGGCCCTGGAGGACGTGCAGTGCCATCTGGTGCAACTGCCGGGGTTTGCCGGTGCGGCGCCTGTCGATCCGCGCCCGGCCGATTTCCTGCCGGCGATGCGCGACGAACTACTGGGCTATCTGCAGGCGCGGCACCTGTCGAAGGTTGCGGTGATCGGTCACAGCCTGGGGGGTGTGCTGGCGATGCAACTGGCACTGAAGGCGCCCGATAGCATCGGTCCGCTGGTGATCGTTGATTCGCTGCCGTTCTATGCGGCGGTGATGAACCCGCAGGCCACCGCGCAGAACGTGGGGATGATGGCCGGGCAGCTGCGTGAAGGCCTGCTGGCGGCCGATGAGGCCAGCTTCAATGCACGCAACGATGCGACCGCCAAAGCCCTGACCCGCAGCACCCAGCATCTGCCGGAGCTGCGGCGTTGGGGGCGCGACAGTGATCGCACGAGCATGGCCGATGCGATGTACTCCATGCTGGTGCGCGATCTGCGTGATGACATCGACGGCATCCACACGCCGGTCCTGGTGCTGGGCAGCTGGGCCGCTTATCAGTCGATGGGGGGTACGGAAGCCAGTACCCGTGCGCAGTTCCAGGCGCAGTACGCGAAGCTGCCGGGTGTGCAGATCGAGATGAGCGCACAGGGTTACCACTTCCTGATGTGGGATGATCCGCGTTGGCTGCAGGCGCAGGTGCGCCACTTCCTCGCCGCACATCCCTGA
- the secA gene encoding preprotein translocase subunit SecA, which yields MINSLLTRVFGSRNERQLRQLNRIVAKINALEPEIEKLSDEQLQAKTPEFKQRIAAGEALDKVLPEAFAVCREAGRRVLGMRHYDVQLIGGMVLHLGKIAEMRTGEGKTLVATLPVYLNALEGKGVHVVTVNDYLARRDAAQMGKLYNWLGLSVGVVYPGMPHSDKREAYGSDITYGTNNEFGFDYLRDNMALSKADRYQRGLHYAIVDEVDSILIDEARTPLIISGPADDSPELYIRVNRIVPNLVKQEAEDGEGDFWVDEKGKQVHLSEAGMEHAEQLLVEAGILDAETEGLYAAQNLTVVHHLNAALRAHAIYQRDVDYIVRDGEVVIVDEFTGRTLAGRRWSDGLHQAVEAKEGVPVQRENQTLASITFQNLFRMYKKLSGMTGTADTEAFEFQSIYGLEVVVIPTNRPTIRKDSPDQVFLNRKGKFNAVLADIEECAKRGQPVLVGTTSIETSEMLSEHLRKAGVKHEVLNAKQHDREATIVANAGRPAAVTIATNMAGRGTDIVLGGSLEAEIHELGEGATDEQKAAIKAEWQKRHDAVKAAGGLHIVGTERHESRRIDNQLRGRSGRQGDPGSSRFYLSLEDNLMRIFASDWVQKAMRMMGMKEDDVIEDRLVSRQIEKAQRKVEAHNFDIRKNLLDFDDVNNDQRKVIYAQRDELLDAESVKDNVDGIRDDVIFDIVARFVPPNSVDEQWDLRGLEATLQSDFGVDMSLTDLVKSHEELDAEGITAKVQERINQHFAEKEAGVGEETMRALEKHVMLTVLDQSWKEHLARMDYLRQGIYLRGYAQKQPKQEYKKEAFELFSDMLENVKREVVTLLARVRIRSDEEVQALEAAERQQVEARLSQSQFQHQDAGGYGADEEAAQVEAAQQGVAQLQRDEPKIGRNDPCPCGSGKKYKHCHGQLS from the coding sequence ATGATCAACAGCCTGCTTACCCGCGTATTTGGCAGTCGTAATGAACGACAGCTGCGCCAGCTCAACCGCATCGTCGCCAAGATCAATGCGCTGGAGCCGGAGATCGAGAAGCTTTCCGACGAGCAGCTGCAGGCCAAGACGCCGGAATTCAAGCAGCGCATCGCCGCTGGTGAAGCCCTGGACAAGGTGTTGCCGGAAGCGTTCGCGGTCTGCCGCGAGGCCGGTCGCCGCGTGCTGGGCATGCGCCACTACGACGTGCAGCTGATCGGCGGCATGGTGCTTCACCTGGGCAAGATCGCAGAAATGCGCACCGGTGAAGGCAAGACCCTGGTGGCGACCCTGCCGGTGTACCTCAACGCGCTGGAAGGCAAGGGCGTGCACGTGGTCACCGTGAACGACTACCTGGCCCGCCGCGATGCCGCGCAGATGGGCAAGCTGTACAACTGGCTGGGCCTGAGCGTGGGCGTGGTCTACCCGGGCATGCCGCACAGCGACAAGCGCGAAGCCTATGGTTCGGACATCACCTACGGCACCAACAACGAATTCGGTTTCGACTACCTGCGCGACAACATGGCGCTGTCCAAGGCTGACCGCTACCAGCGCGGCCTGCACTACGCCATCGTCGACGAAGTCGACTCCATCCTGATCGACGAAGCGCGTACCCCGCTGATCATCTCCGGCCCGGCCGACGATTCCCCGGAGCTGTACATCCGCGTCAACCGCATCGTGCCGAACCTGGTCAAGCAGGAAGCGGAAGACGGCGAAGGCGACTTCTGGGTCGATGAGAAGGGCAAGCAGGTGCACCTGTCCGAAGCGGGCATGGAGCACGCCGAACAGCTGCTGGTGGAAGCGGGCATCCTCGATGCCGAGACCGAAGGCCTGTACGCGGCGCAGAACCTGACCGTGGTCCACCACCTCAACGCCGCCCTGCGCGCGCACGCCATCTACCAGCGCGATGTGGACTACATCGTGCGCGATGGCGAAGTGGTCATCGTCGACGAATTCACCGGCCGTACCCTGGCCGGCCGTCGCTGGTCCGATGGCCTGCACCAGGCGGTGGAAGCGAAGGAAGGCGTGCCGGTCCAGCGCGAGAACCAGACGCTGGCCAGCATCACCTTCCAGAACCTGTTCCGCATGTACAAGAAGCTGTCCGGCATGACCGGTACGGCCGATACCGAAGCGTTCGAATTCCAGAGCATCTATGGCCTGGAAGTGGTGGTGATCCCGACCAACCGCCCGACCATCCGCAAGGACAGCCCGGACCAGGTGTTCCTCAACCGCAAGGGCAAGTTCAATGCGGTGCTGGCCGACATCGAAGAGTGCGCCAAGCGCGGCCAGCCGGTGCTGGTGGGTACCACCTCGATCGAAACCTCGGAAATGCTGTCCGAGCACCTGCGCAAGGCGGGTGTGAAGCACGAAGTGCTCAACGCCAAGCAGCACGACCGCGAAGCGACCATCGTCGCCAACGCCGGTCGTCCGGCCGCCGTGACCATCGCCACCAACATGGCCGGTCGTGGTACCGACATCGTGCTGGGTGGTTCGCTGGAAGCGGAAATCCACGAGCTGGGCGAAGGCGCGACCGACGAGCAGAAGGCCGCGATCAAGGCCGAGTGGCAGAAGCGCCATGACGCGGTCAAGGCGGCCGGCGGCCTGCACATCGTCGGCACCGAACGCCACGAATCGCGTCGTATCGACAACCAGCTGCGTGGCCGTTCGGGCCGCCAGGGTGATCCGGGCTCGTCCCGTTTCTACCTGTCGCTGGAAGACAACCTGATGCGCATCTTCGCCTCCGACTGGGTGCAGAAGGCCATGCGCATGATGGGCATGAAGGAAGACGACGTCATCGAGGACCGCCTGGTCAGCCGCCAGATTGAAAAGGCGCAGCGCAAGGTCGAGGCCCACAACTTCGACATCCGCAAGAACCTGCTGGATTTTGACGACGTCAACAACGACCAGCGCAAGGTGATCTACGCCCAGCGCGACGAACTGCTGGACGCCGAGTCGGTGAAGGACAACGTCGATGGCATCCGCGACGACGTGATCTTCGACATCGTTGCCCGCTTCGTGCCGCCGAACTCGGTGGACGAGCAGTGGGACCTGCGTGGCCTGGAAGCCACCCTGCAGTCGGACTTCGGTGTGGACATGTCGCTGACCGATCTGGTCAAGTCGCACGAGGAACTGGACGCCGAAGGCATCACCGCCAAGGTGCAGGAGCGCATCAACCAGCACTTCGCCGAGAAGGAAGCGGGCGTGGGCGAAGAGACCATGCGCGCGCTGGAGAAGCACGTGATGCTGACCGTGCTCGACCAGAGCTGGAAGGAGCACCTGGCGCGCATGGATTACCTGCGCCAGGGCATCTACCTGCGCGGTTATGCGCAGAAGCAGCCGAAGCAGGAATACAAGAAGGAAGCCTTCGAGCTGTTCTCGGACATGCTGGAGAACGTCAAGCGCGAAGTGGTGACCCTGCTGGCCCGCGTGCGCATCCGCAGCGACGAGGAAGTGCAGGCACTGGAAGCGGCCGAGCGCCAGCAGGTGGAAGCCCGCCTGAGCCAGTCGCAGTTCCAGCACCAGGACGCTGGCGGCTACGGCGCCGACGAAGAGGCGGCGCAGGTGGAGGCCGCCCAGCAGGGCGTGGCGCAGCTGCAGCGTGACGAGCCCAAGATCGGTCGCAACGACCCGTGCCCGTGCGGCAGCGGCAAGAAGTACAAGCACTGCCACGGCCAGCTGAGCTGA
- a CDS encoding Nudix family hydrolase, protein MPSPKRSIHVVAAVITDARGRILLNRRTESRDMAGLWEFPGGKREPGETSEQALVRELHEELGIEAEVGEWIMDVPQRYPDKDLTLEVRHVRSWKGAPRGREGQAITWVTPDKLARYSMPPADLPVVAALRQPDCYLITPAPDIDEGGLQRWHGQLQQAVASGQQRIQLRLPAEHPQRQGVIEQAVRAHRRGVQWLLNRDIELARTLGVGVHLGSEQLQSLQERPLPSGQLVAASCHGLEQLLAAQRLGCDFAVLGPVQATASHPDAMPLGWEAFAALRAQVSLPIYALGGMTPQHVAEARRHGGQGIAAIRGLWPV, encoded by the coding sequence ATGCCTTCCCCGAAACGATCGATCCACGTCGTAGCCGCCGTCATCACCGACGCCCGCGGCCGCATCCTGCTCAACCGCCGTACCGAAAGCCGCGACATGGCCGGCCTCTGGGAATTCCCGGGCGGCAAGCGCGAGCCCGGTGAGACCTCCGAACAGGCGCTGGTGCGCGAGCTGCACGAGGAGCTGGGCATCGAGGCCGAGGTGGGCGAGTGGATCATGGACGTGCCGCAGCGCTACCCGGACAAGGACCTGACCCTGGAAGTGCGCCACGTGCGCAGCTGGAAGGGCGCCCCGCGTGGACGCGAGGGCCAGGCCATCACCTGGGTGACGCCGGACAAGCTGGCCCGTTATTCAATGCCGCCGGCTGACCTGCCGGTGGTGGCCGCACTGCGCCAGCCGGACTGCTACCTGATCACCCCTGCGCCGGACATCGATGAGGGCGGCCTGCAGCGTTGGCACGGCCAGCTGCAGCAGGCGGTGGCTTCGGGGCAGCAACGCATCCAGCTGCGCCTGCCCGCCGAGCATCCGCAGCGTCAGGGCGTGATCGAGCAGGCCGTGCGCGCGCATCGGCGCGGTGTGCAGTGGCTGCTCAACCGCGATATCGAACTGGCGCGCACCCTCGGCGTTGGCGTGCACCTGGGCAGCGAGCAGCTGCAGTCGCTGCAGGAACGGCCGCTGCCGTCCGGGCAGCTGGTGGCCGCCTCCTGCCACGGGCTTGAGCAGCTGCTGGCCGCACAGCGGCTGGGCTGCGACTTCGCCGTGCTGGGGCCGGTGCAGGCCACTGCGAGCCATCCCGATGCAATGCCGTTGGGGTGGGAGGCCTTCGCCGCGCTGCGCGCCCAGGTATCGCTGCCGATCTATGCGCTCGGCGGCATGACACCGCAGCATGTGGCCGAGGCACGCCGGCATGGCGGGCAGGGTATCGCCGCCATCCGCGGCCTGTGGCCTGTGTAG
- the ftsZ gene encoding cell division protein FtsZ has protein sequence MAHFELIEKMAPNAVIKVVGVGGGGGNAVAHMVNSAVDGVEFITANTDSQAIKNCGAKLQLQLGTNVTKGLGAGANPEVGRQAALEDRERIMDALQGADMVFITAGMGGGTGTGAAPVVAQLAKEMGILTVAVVTKPFPFEGRRRMQVALKGIEELSQHCDSLITIPNEKLITVLGRNATMIQAFRAANDVLQGAVQGIADLIVRPGLINVDFADVRTVMSEMGLAMMGTGTARGDDRAQAAAESAIQNPLLDDVNLAGANGILVNITAGADFTMAEFDEIGRTIDGFASEDATVVVGTVLDPDMQDEVRVTVVATGLNRVSASKTQRPGERAPIKLVRNATTGQPEFGEFDNGGDAVSKAVGGMGLGLRRASSDSVAASTPSAPASSAPAAAELPNDYLDIPAFLRRQAD, from the coding sequence ATGGCGCATTTTGAACTGATCGAAAAGATGGCACCCAATGCGGTGATCAAGGTGGTTGGCGTGGGCGGCGGCGGCGGCAATGCCGTGGCGCACATGGTCAACTCGGCAGTGGATGGCGTGGAATTCATCACCGCCAACACCGACTCGCAGGCCATCAAGAATTGTGGTGCCAAGCTGCAGCTGCAGCTGGGTACCAATGTCACCAAGGGCCTGGGCGCAGGCGCGAATCCGGAAGTCGGCCGCCAGGCTGCGCTGGAAGACCGTGAGCGCATCATGGACGCGCTGCAGGGTGCGGACATGGTGTTCATCACCGCTGGCATGGGCGGTGGCACCGGTACCGGCGCTGCGCCGGTGGTGGCACAGCTGGCCAAGGAAATGGGCATCCTGACCGTGGCCGTGGTCACCAAGCCGTTCCCGTTCGAAGGCCGCCGCCGCATGCAGGTCGCGCTGAAGGGCATCGAAGAACTGAGCCAGCACTGCGACTCGCTGATCACCATCCCCAACGAGAAGCTGATCACCGTGCTGGGTCGCAACGCGACCATGATCCAGGCCTTCCGTGCCGCCAACGACGTGCTGCAGGGCGCCGTGCAGGGCATCGCCGACCTGATCGTGCGTCCGGGCCTGATCAACGTCGACTTCGCCGACGTGCGCACCGTCATGTCCGAAATGGGCCTGGCGATGATGGGTACCGGTACCGCCCGCGGCGATGACCGCGCGCAGGCCGCGGCCGAGTCGGCCATCCAGAACCCGCTGCTGGACGATGTGAACCTGGCCGGCGCCAACGGCATCCTGGTCAACATCACCGCCGGTGCCGACTTCACCATGGCCGAGTTCGACGAGATCGGCCGCACCATCGACGGTTTCGCTTCGGAAGACGCGACCGTGGTGGTGGGTACCGTGCTCGATCCGGACATGCAGGACGAAGTGCGCGTGACCGTGGTCGCCACGGGCCTGAACCGCGTCTCGGCCAGCAAGACCCAGCGTCCGGGTGAGCGTGCACCGATCAAGCTGGTCCGCAACGCCACCACCGGCCAGCCGGAGTTCGGCGAGTTCGACAACGGCGGCGATGCCGTGTCCAAGGCCGTCGGCGGCATGGGCCTGGGCCTGCGTCGTGCCAGCAGCGACAGCGTGGCAGCTTCCACCCCGTCGGCTCCGGCCTCCTCGGCCCCGGCCGCGGCGGAACTGCCGAACGATTACCTGGACATCCCGGCGTTCCTGCGCCGCCAGGCGGACTGA
- the lpxC gene encoding UDP-3-O-acyl-N-acetylglucosamine deacetylase — MIQQRTLKNTIRATGVGLHSGDKVYMTLRPAPVNHGIVFRRVDLDPVVEVPAKAELVTEVTLCTGLTCNDAKIQTVEHLMSALAGLGVDNIIVELSSAELPIMDGSSGPFVFLLQSAGIVEQDAPKRFIRVLKTVEVTEGDKMARFTPYEGYKLGFTIQFDHPMIPAKQSRQEIEFSTMAYTKEISRARTFGFMRDLEYMRERNLGLGGSMDNAIVLDEFRVLNEDGLRYADEFVRHKILDAIGDLYLAGGQVLGAYEGFKSGHALNNKLVRALMADATAWEWVTYDSPAVPDPVVYATPAYA; from the coding sequence ATGATCCAGCAACGCACCCTCAAGAACACGATCCGCGCCACCGGTGTAGGCCTGCACAGCGGCGACAAGGTCTACATGACCCTGCGCCCGGCGCCGGTCAACCATGGCATCGTGTTCCGGCGCGTGGACCTGGACCCGGTCGTGGAAGTGCCTGCGAAGGCCGAACTGGTCACCGAAGTGACCCTGTGCACCGGCCTGACCTGCAACGACGCCAAGATCCAGACCGTCGAGCACCTTATGTCGGCCCTGGCCGGCCTGGGTGTGGACAACATCATCGTCGAACTGTCCTCGGCCGAGCTGCCGATCATGGACGGTTCGTCCGGCCCGTTCGTGTTCCTGCTGCAGTCGGCAGGCATCGTCGAACAGGATGCGCCCAAGCGCTTCATCCGCGTGCTGAAGACCGTGGAAGTGACCGAGGGCGACAAGATGGCCCGCTTTACCCCGTATGAGGGGTACAAGCTGGGCTTCACCATCCAGTTCGACCACCCGATGATCCCGGCCAAGCAGTCGCGCCAGGAAATCGAGTTCTCGACGATGGCCTACACCAAGGAAATCTCCCGCGCGCGCACCTTCGGCTTCATGCGCGATCTGGAATACATGCGCGAGCGCAATCTCGGCCTCGGTGGTTCGATGGACAACGCCATCGTGCTCGACGAGTTCCGCGTGCTCAACGAAGACGGACTGCGCTACGCCGACGAATTCGTGCGCCACAAGATCCTTGACGCGATCGGCGACCTCTATCTGGCCGGCGGCCAGGTGCTGGGTGCCTACGAGGGCTTCAAGTCCGGCCACGCGCTCAACAACAAGCTGGTGCGGGCGCTGATGGCCGATGCCACCGCTTGGGAATGGGTCACTTACGACTCGCCGGCCGTGCCGGACCCGGTGGTGTACGCCACACCGGCCTATGCCTGA
- a CDS encoding DUF4124 domain-containing protein, whose amino-acid sequence MKLVLSLLLVLLLPGVCAGVQAQTTRLNRCTDPQGQSVYTDRPCDSLGAQSRRPPPAPSGNTLQRDSLGSSCPRRLSELVQALHTAVSIGDVNRLSSLYLWGAVSDAGAQRILGQLESVVRRPLVDVVPVYPRQDLDEGQGIASQDSETVPMPAARRHPIGLRLEQTLPGSATRAATVLGLRRQYGCFWITL is encoded by the coding sequence ATGAAGCTCGTCCTGTCCCTGTTGCTGGTCCTGCTGCTGCCCGGTGTCTGCGCCGGTGTGCAGGCGCAGACCACGCGCTTGAACCGCTGCACCGATCCGCAGGGGCAAAGTGTCTATACCGACCGCCCCTGCGACAGCCTGGGCGCGCAGTCCCGGCGGCCACCGCCGGCGCCTTCCGGCAACACCCTGCAACGCGACAGCCTCGGCAGCAGCTGTCCGCGCCGGCTGAGCGAACTGGTGCAGGCTTTGCATACGGCGGTCAGCATCGGTGATGTGAACCGGCTTTCTTCGCTGTACCTGTGGGGCGCGGTGTCCGATGCCGGCGCGCAGCGGATTCTTGGCCAGCTGGAATCGGTGGTGCGGCGGCCGCTGGTGGACGTGGTGCCGGTGTATCCGCGGCAGGATCTGGATGAGGGCCAGGGCATCGCCTCGCAGGATTCGGAAACGGTGCCGATGCCGGCTGCACGGCGACATCCGATCGGGTTGCGGTTGGAGCAGACCCTGCCGGGCAGCGCCACGCGCGCGGCGACCGTGCTTGGGCTGCGGCGGCAGTATGGGTGTTTCTGGATTACGTTGTGA